The window TTTGACTTCAAGAAATCAAATTGCAGGGGAAAATCTATTACCCTGAACACGATAAAGGCACTTAAACATTAGACAATAGATTTATGTTACAGTAAATGACACAAATCATGTTGACTCAATATGATTTTTATGCAGTCTTGAGTGAATTAATTACTTTGTATTTACTAGTAAAATTATGTGGGACTGATGCACACGTTAAAATCTATATATACTTTATTGATTCCACGAGGGAAATTCCagtgttacagcagcagcataaagaatacaaataaaaacagtataatCTGCAATTTAGATAACATTGTTAAAGGTTCCACAGGCCCATACTGAAGGCCTTATTATGTGAAGTACTGCAAAATTTAACAACAGtcataaaatacaataataaaagatcaagttaaagaaaaataacatcgTGTTGATAACTTATACAGATTGAAAGGAAAATacgttttattattttaataaccaTAAGAATGAGCAACTTTAAATGTTACACCTGTATTTTAAAGGAACAATGAGAACATGCAGTttgcaaacactgaaaaaattTACTTCTTTTAAAACGTAATGACtatatgcatttaaatatttcatgtaCTGTGATCCTGATCAAAGTTTTAGTAAATATTGACTTTTGTACAGCTGGGTTGTCAAGATCTTGCATCTGTGTCTCTACTGATGCTTTGTTTATTGCAGGTTTGCAGTTTTGTACTTTTCCGCAGTTGGTTGGGATGTCACAACATAAATGTTCTGGGTGTCAAGGCTCGTGGTTAAGGGTGCACGGGAGGCTGTCAAATGTCGTCTTCTTCAGGAAAACAGTCAAGTGTGTCCAGCTCACGAATGGCGACCTCTACATTCCCGTAAATTCTCAGCTCTGTAGTTTCCCAGTCAAAAACGTTCCCTCCTGATACTCTCTTCCCTGCAAACATGCCCTGGATCGTGCTATCTGACTGAACAAAGTCCCACATATTCACATCACTGATCTCTCCAACAAAACTCTGCTGATCATTAAAATCACCCAGATAAAAATCTGGATCTTGTCCCAGGATGACCCTGCCTCCTGGGCTGACAGtgtgacccttcctgtagattTTGGATAAGCTCCTCTTTCCATCCATGAAGAGTGCAGCTAAACCTGAACTGGAATCCCAGGTGAcacacaggtgggtctgcagGGCGCCGAGCTCAGGGACTTTAAATAAAACACCAGCTCCAGCCAGGTAAAAGGACAGTCTGAgcacacaaagacatttttgcaGATTCTGTTAAAAAATATCTTTACATGCCTTCATTAAGTCCCTAAAGTTATTGTACATTAAAAATCAGATTTAATGATTCTGAGGGGGTCAAGTAGGAACTTCCTACATGTttggttgattttatatatgaaAAAACCCACAGAGTAGATGCTGTAAATGTTCTACCTTCCATCCAGTTCAAGCCACACATTCAGCTCATCATAGTCTTTAGTCCAGTACGCAAACAGGATGATCCCTCGCCTGCCGCTGAGCTCCGTGGCCACGCGCATGCACAGAGTGAACGCAGTCAGTTTCAACGGCTTCTGAGGAACCATCTCAACAAAACTGCGGCATGTTTCAGTGGGGAATACCAAGGTCTTGATGCGAATACTCCCTGAGAGGCaggaaaattaataaaaatataactataaCTTTGAAAACATTCAGCTGCCATTAACTACATTTGTCAAACATTCAAATGAGGGCTAAGAGGGGCCTAATTATGTT is drawn from Archocentrus centrarchus isolate MPI-CPG fArcCen1 chromosome 8, fArcCen1, whole genome shotgun sequence and contains these coding sequences:
- the LOC115784845 gene encoding pentraxin fusion protein-like translates to MRPPEVLILIAVSTALAGSIRIKTLVFPTETCRSFVEMVPQKPLKLTAFTLCMRVATELSGRRGIILFAYWTKDYDELNVWLELDGRLSFYLAGAGVLFKVPELGALQTHLCVTWDSSSGLAALFMDGKRSLSKIYRKGHTVSPGGRVILGQDPDFYLGDFNDQQSFVGEISDVNMWDFVQSDSTIQGMFAGKRVSGGNVFDWETTELRIYGNVEVAIRELDTLDCFPEEDDI